The Arachis ipaensis cultivar K30076 chromosome B03, Araip1.1, whole genome shotgun sequence region GGAGAGTGCTTCTGGCATGAGCAGCCTTGCATATTTTCTTTCAAAGGACACAGTTGATCATTTCAGTACACTCATCAAACCTCTGATGTATCTCTCCATGTTCTATTTCTTCAACAATCCAAGATCTTCTTTTCAAGCCAACTATGCTGTTCTGCTATGTTTGGTGTACTGTGTTACTGGCATAGCTTATGTGTTAGCAATCTTCCTTGAACCTGGTCCAGCCCAGCTGGTTAGCATTACGATCTTTTTACTCTTCTGGCTTCGTACGCCTAACTGACATGTACCCTTTCACTATTGGACCAAATGCAGGATCCACGTAGAATGGATTCGCATCCAATAGTGAAAGGGTATATATTGACTTACTATAGGAAACAATATAAGTACACTAAAAGTTTTTCCTAATGTCTTGCTATCATGTTGACAAGAAAATCTGTGTATCATGCAGTGGTCTGCATTGCTTCCAGTAGTTTTGACACTCATCGCAACCTATGAAAATTCTGAGAATAATGGATTCATCCGCTTTGTGGCAGACATATGCTACGCAAGGTGGGCTCTTGAAGCATTTGTTATATCAAATGCCAAAAGGTATACTTGGACTTTATTCAAATATCTTACTCCATTCCTTTTGtccttaccttttttttttttctctatttttgaattttcgtACTCAGATACATTGATCTAATAATGTACTAAAAAGTGACAATGACAGACAAAAAGAAACATTAATAGTTACACAAATTTTTAATGCAATTATTAAGAATCTAAGTATTTAATGATTAAGAATGTCTTTTCTTGCTATGTATAGTAAGTACTTAAGACCCTTTTTTCATCTATAGAGAGTTTTTATGTTGATTTCTTAAGTGGATTTCTCTGCTATGCAGATATGCTGGAGTTTGGTTAATAAGTCGATGTGGTGCACTCTATAAGAGTGGCTATGATCTCAACCGTTGGTATCAATGTTTAGGCCTTCTTGTAGCAACTGGAGTAATTAGTCGTGTGCTGGCATTCTTTTGTATGATAACATTCCAGAAGAAGTAGGTTCATCTCTTCAATCCCTCTGAATTCTTGTTGTACAGAGTAAACATGGCAAATTCAAACAACACTGGCTAGCTAGTGCTACAACTCATGACCTGTGCTCAACAACTTTGTAAAGCAATGTGGCATGAGTTGTATCCTCATAGGAACAGATGATGATCAGAGAAAAAAGTATGATATGAGTTGTTAGCTGTGGATAGTGTAGCATTAGAGAGAGATATTACCCTTCTAACTTTCAACTAAAATATTAGTTCCAAGAATATTTCAACAGCAAGTTCTGCATTAGACTAAACATCAAATTTAAGTTTAGCATAATCATTTTGATGCCTCCATCAATTGGTGTGGAGGTGATGAGAGCAGCAGATAAGCCAAGTTGTATGATATGTATGTATGACACTATAAACCAATTTGTAGATTTATGTATTCTTTCAATTCCTTCAATAAATGCTCGCATGAATTGCTAGTTCTGTAAACATTACATCGGCACGTAGTTAAAGAAGCCAAAACAAAGTTATACAAAGATTGAGCATTCGAAAGAACATATTAGATTCTTTAAATAAAGCGAAAATCATTCCTAGAGAAGTTGCTAAAGACATTCTTAAGGTCCTCGACTCGTATCTATTTTCGATCATGTAAGTTTTTACCTCCAAAGCTTATCCCCCATGTATTTGAGAGCCGGGACACCCCTTATCTCCATATCCACTAAGGGTGCCTGGCATAACCTCAAACCACCAAGTTCTGAATCATTGTGGATCATTTCAATTGCACGCATTTGATCCTGCAAATTGTTAGAGCTGGTGATCAGAAAGGATAGAAGAATGTAGAAAAAGACAGAGATTATTAATTCCCAACTCAATGCAAGagttactagcaaaaatcctaattgTCTCCCAAAAGATTAATCTCAGCAAATgaccgaaaaaaaaaattcaagaatAATAAAGTATGAAAAGAACATAATACACATTCATAAATACCTTTCTTCTCATTGAACAAAACTTGCAGTCTGACGTAGGAGGCAAAACCTGATTAACAATAAGCCTTTTAACAGAAATTTTTTCCTTCTTCAAGGATGCATGTAACCTTGAGGATTCACTGATTGCCATAACCTTGAAGAGTTCATAGTCAAATGATCAAAATGTAATTggttatttcaaaaaataatgCCAAGAGGCAAATATTTTTGCTTATTTCAATATCAAAATCAATAAGCCATGTAGAATAGAAACTTAGGATTACCGTAGGAATCGTGACTATTATGAATTCAGTAGTGTCTGAATCTTGGAAGAGATCCCGTATTTTTTCTACTCTTTCCTTAAGTTTTTCAAGCTTGTCCGGCTGCAAGCTCAAATATGGAATACTTAAAATTTCAACAGTGGGGAAAAAGCCTTTACAATAACAATTTAATAACTTACACCATCATTTTGAGGTTCTTTCCCAAGCAAAGATTTGAAGGCTGAACCCATTTTTTTCTTCAACTGGATAAGGTAATTGCTTTTGTTAGTGAATTCTAACATAGATGAAGATGACTAGTTCAGCTAGTTCTTGGTGtatatttgttgagtttaatgcaCACATGAATCATATACCTTCATTAGTTTGCCTACAGATCCATCCATGAAGTCGGGCAGTGACAGTAGCCGAAGTGTATGACCCTATTGAGGAATTTATGAGACATAAATCTTCATTTTATCTGAATAAATCCAAATACATAATAAGTGAACTAAGAACTGTTACATACTGTTGGTGCTGTATCAAAAACTATTCGACTGAACATATTATACTCTTGTGACTCAAGAAATTGCATCACCTGGAACAAAGCAACAAAATCAAGAAAAATCATCTGAGCACACGATCCTCAGTGCTTGGTTTTAGAAGGAAGAAGGAGAGAGggaggggggggggggggggagaGAGGAAACTAGCCTACCTTAGAAATTGCAACAATTTCATCTGTTCCAGGTGGAGGAGTGCTCAGGAGCTCTTCCAGCTTCAAATCCCCTAACTTTGGCAATTCCATTAAAGAAGACAAAGGAATGTTATGCCAACATTCGACATTGAGTCACTGATATCCTAATGCGGACAAGAAAGAAACATGGACTAAAATGGATATAAAAGTATTATGGTTTGCTAACTTGCATCACAAGACAAACAATGCGATTCAGATTACCAAACTCTAAGAGAATTTCTCAATTTTCAGAATGTTCAAAGATGTTTTAGCAATTTCTGATTTGCTCCTTTCGCGACAGTCAATAGTAGCAAAATATGAGTTTTACTTTGATAGTAATGAAGAATATTCTATGCTAAGTATGTAGTACTTATTCATGTGATTATCATAAGGGTGTAAATATACAGCAAACTATTAGCCCCTAAAAATGATTAGAACTTAACACTAGATTAAGAAACACTCATAATTAAAAGCAGAAACTACCTGGTCAGCAATCATTCCAAGTCCCATGCTTTGCATTAAAGACTTTACACCCGTGCCATCACCCAGTTTTTGACTAGCTGCTCGGAACTCTTCCATAGATTTCTCAGGGTTTATCTGCCCCAAACAAAGATTCAATAGAACGCGAGAAACGGTTTCACAAATAGAAACATATGAGCACTATTAGTTTAATATTCAATTCTGTTTCAATCAAAATGAGTACCTCGAGTGCATATAATGGTGACTCCACTCCTTCAACCGGAACAAGCCTACCACCTCTCAAATCCTAACGAGATTGTAGCATTACACTTCTGCTGAAGTTTTATCCATATTGAAGAACTACTAAACTAAACACTGAAGAGATTTTTCTTGGTCTCGTTAGGTACCTGAGCAAAAGAGTCGCTTAAGGAGTGAGCAGGGTCAGTTGAAACCACCATAGTGGGGTGCCCATGATTTGCAAATCTCACTGCAAGGGAGGCAGCACAGCTTGTTTTTCCCACACCCCCTTTCCCACCAAGCATGTAATACTTCCTCTCCTTCCCCGTCACCATCTCGTCAAATCCACAAACACCTTCTGTGCAAGATCCTAGCAACCTCACtacattattaaaatatatttgcACAATCTTAGCCACTGATCAAAATAACAATAATTGTAATAATAACCGAGCGTATTATCCCACATTTATCATCCATCATGCAAGTGCAATATGTTGTAAAATCCTAATATgtatttgatttttgtttaacTATCTAGACTGTGTAACACCTCTGCAAAGTGAAGCATGCTCTTGCTCTAGCAAATGCTATTAATTTTTACCAAAGTTACGATCTTTTCCGAAACCCCACAAAGAAACAGAGCATAACAGGCGCGTAAACACTGAAAGATCATAGACTTCATATGATCCATTGTGAAAGGTGATAGAGAATGAAAAATACCTTGAGACAAAGGAGTGATTTTGAACGTTGGTTCATGCAATGAAGAGAAgaagctagtgtcaatggttctTCTGGTAACACTGCGAATGAATGAAGAGTGCTTTTGTGTCTTCAGAATGTGCCCAACCAGCGCCGCCATTGTTCGAGATTTTGCACTTTGCAGAAGCAGCTGAGCTATAACAAAAGCAGTGtcttaatttttcaaaatatgttttattttatgttttatttttttcttttatctgaaaaagggaaaaaaaatatttagctTTGTCAAAAATATGTGCAAGCTTGGAACTTAGAAATTCAGGAACATAACTTAGGAAAAATGTTTCGATTATTTTaaccgttaattttaattaatatatattatatattttttttataatttagattaaCGGTTAAAATAACTAGAATATTGATGTTCTTGATATCCTTAAAACTCTTTtcataatttaattcaattctgtTTCTATATTTTGTTAAAGTTAAATAAGAAGTTAAGAACCCAAACAtacaattttttttcctttttattttagaGGATTTACCAATAGATTACTAAGAAATTTCGAATCAAAAATTTGTCCTACAAAAATTTTTATtacattaaaatttttaagttttataaaattaaaacacATAAATTTCTATTTTAGTcaaattgttatttttatttaggcaaataattttttaaaagtatgacagaaaaatttatttattttcaaggtaataaaattttttattctttattttattttttgatatatTTCTAGTTTTTTAGTCTTTTCTGATGATGAGGTTTTTTTTTGGAAACTCCTAACCAAAATATATAAAGGTCCAATTGGCTGTTCATAAAAATTTCcaatttctgttttttttttttaatctcagTAATGTCCCAATAGCTAGAGTTGTGTAATATTGGGTATTTAAACGAAATTTAAATATGCACCTTTTGTTGGGCCTCCAAAAATTCCAATTATCACACCCAAATAAAACTAATTGTGGCTTTAAAGCTAAGCCCATGCAACATATTcaactacttttttttttaaataatactaTAGGCTTATCGATCACATACTGTTAAGTGTCAACATCACCATGACAATACGGTTGTTAATTATTGTATATTTAAATtatgtttaattaaaaaatactGATGTTAAAATAATGTGTGTACATAGCaagatttgaaaatatttatatattcCACTTTCTAGTTGTTCCAATACAGCAATACTCATTTCTGGTGGTTGTTACTTGTTAGATGT contains the following coding sequences:
- the LOC107629244 gene encoding ATPase ASNA1 homolog 2 isoform X2, whose translation is MAALVGHILKTQKHSSFIRSVTRRTIDTSFFSSLHEPTFKITPLSQGSCTEGVCGFDEMVTGKERKYYMLGGKGGVGKTSCAASLAVRFANHGHPTMVVSTDPAHSLSDSFAQDLRGGRLVPVEGVESPLYALEINPEKSMEEFRAASQKLGDGTGVKSLMQSMGLGMIADQLGDLKLEELLSTPPPGTDEIVAISKVMQFLESQEYNMFSRIVFDTAPTGHTLRLLSLPDFMDGSVGKLMKLKKKMGSAFKSLLGKEPQNDGPDKLEKLKERVEKIRDLFQDSDTTEFIIVTIPTVMAISESSRLHASLKKEKISVKRLIVNQVLPPTSDCKFCSMRRKDQMRAIEMIHNDSELGGLRLCQAPLVDMEIRGVPALKYMGDKLWR
- the LOC107629244 gene encoding ATPase ASNA1 homolog 2 isoform X1, whose translation is MAALVGHILKTQKHSSFIRSVTRRTIDTSFFSSLHEPTFKITPLSQVRLLGSCTEGVCGFDEMVTGKERKYYMLGGKGGVGKTSCAASLAVRFANHGHPTMVVSTDPAHSLSDSFAQDLRGGRLVPVEGVESPLYALEINPEKSMEEFRAASQKLGDGTGVKSLMQSMGLGMIADQLGDLKLEELLSTPPPGTDEIVAISKVMQFLESQEYNMFSRIVFDTAPTGHTLRLLSLPDFMDGSVGKLMKLKKKMGSAFKSLLGKEPQNDGPDKLEKLKERVEKIRDLFQDSDTTEFIIVTIPTVMAISESSRLHASLKKEKISVKRLIVNQVLPPTSDCKFCSMRRKDQMRAIEMIHNDSELGGLRLCQAPLVDMEIRGVPALKYMGDKLWR